AACTTAAAGATGCTGACAGTACATTTTATAACCGCCTTAAGTATATCCCAATTTCATCTGACCGCGAATTTTACCTTAGCCTGGGCGGAGAACTCCGGTATGAATATGGGCTTAAGGTAAACGAAGACTGGATTAAGGACCAGGGCTTTAATTCTTCATTTCTACAAAGATATGCGGTCTATGCCGATCTCCATACTGGAGATCGGCTACGGTTTTTTGCACAGCTCAATAGTGCCCTTGAGAATGGAAGTAAATACGGTGCCGCGCCTGTAGACGAAGATCAGCTAGTTGTTCAGAATCTTTTTGCAGAGTTTAACTTGTTAAAGACCGGGGCCAAAAGCCTTTCTATTAGGTTAGGCCGCCAGGAAATGAACTATGGCTCTGGTCGCCTGATTTCTGTGAGAGAGGGAACTACCACCAGGCAATATTTTACAGGTGCCAAGCTGATGTACAGTTTGCCAAAATTTACCCTGGATGCTTTTGTGATGGAAGCAGATGAAGTAAACCCAGGTGTTTTTGACAATAAGGGTTCAGGGCAGGCCAACCTATGGGGGCTTTATAGCAATATCATTATAGAAAGGGCTGGTAATTTTGATGTTTACTATCTTGGTATAAAGCGGGACCATGCGCAATTTGAAGAAGGGATAGCAAGAGAGTTGAGGCATACTGTTGCCGCACGCTATTGGAAAAATGGGGGAGGTTTTATCTACAACCTGGAAGCTGCTTATCAGTTTGGTGCATTTGGTGCAGGGAGTATTAGT
The nucleotide sequence above comes from Pedobacter sp. MC2016-14. Encoded proteins:
- a CDS encoding alginate export family protein, whose protein sequence is MRIKWLSTKFRLSRMKLRYNLFMLIVVLLSGFFHEDLAAQSIRLMRYDEDYSKLKDADSTFYNRLKYIPISSDREFYLSLGGELRYEYGLKVNEDWIKDQGFNSSFLQRYAVYADLHTGDRLRFFAQLNSALENGSKYGAAPVDEDQLVVQNLFAEFNLLKTGAKSLSIRLGRQEMNYGSGRLISVREGTTTRQYFTGAKLMYSLPKFTLDAFVMEADEVNPGVFDNKGSGQANLWGLYSNIIIERAGNFDVYYLGIKRDHAQFEEGIARELRHTVAARYWKNGGGFIYNLEAAYQFGAFGAGSISAWTGAIDLGYTFEQLKFKPSLNLRNDYISGDRSAGDGKLQTFNPLYPKGGYFGFNPLIGPANLVDLHPYLVLSMTEKLSLQADVVFNWRYSAGDGIYRPSGNFNTAGTASAHRYIGTTYLLSADYRFTPLLSFSCGGQYFKTAAFIRDIVGQTSDSRFFNAQISFKF